ACTGTATTAAACATATCTACGACAATTTCAATATCTAAATTAGCCTTTTGGGAATAGCGCCCGGATGAGTCATCATAATATTCTTTAAGAATTTTAGTTCTCACCGTATATCCTAAGCTAATCAGAGCATCTCTGAAACCTCGCTGATCTTGCGGGTCTTTTAAGCCAGTGTACCAGAAGGCATTGATTAATGTTGTGTCTGATTGCTCGTGTTTGAAATAGTCTAAGACTCGTCTTGGATCAAAAAACCAGCCATTTTTTTGTTGAGCATAGAACATATTGTTTCCGTCTACAAAAATAGACAGACGATTCATTGGGGAACCCATAGAAAAATACACCTAACAAATAGAAAAGTAATTAGTTTGGACAATAGATTATAGCAATTCTCAAATGATAAATTTGCTAAAATCCCTATAACAGGGTTTTATGTATAGCTTTTATCTTACCTCTTACACCGCATAAAATTGGTGAAAATATTGGACTTAAGGTGTCCAGACTTGAACCTTTTCACCTTTAACAGTTTCAGAGACACCTCGTGATCAAAATCTATCAATAAAATTGACTGATTAACAACATTCTGAGCTATATAACTTTCAAGTTTACTTCTAAAGAGATCAGGCATAGGTCTTGGGGTAGGATAAAGAAAAGTCATTACAAAAGTATAAGATTCTCATTTAAGTCTTATTTCCATGTATTTGTAGTCAAACCAGCCCTGAATAAATAAATAACGTAGTAAGTAGGTAAGTCAACTATTAACACGATATGGCAGCATAACCTACATCTACCTTAACCAAAAAATATATCTCTGTTGCCAATAGAACCTCTAGTAAACCGAAAAACGTGATT
The window above is part of the Nodularia spumigena CCY9414 genome. Proteins encoded here:
- a CDS encoding NYN domain-containing protein, which gives rise to MGSPMNRLSIFVDGNNMFYAQQKNGWFFDPRRVLDYFKHEQSDTTLINAFWYTGLKDPQDQRGFRDALISLGYTVRTKILKEYYDDSSGRYSQKANLDIEIVVDMFNTVDQYDRVVLFSGDGDFERAIELLRSKNTHITVVSTEGMIARELRNATDRYIDLNDIRDSIEKVEG